Proteins co-encoded in one Opitutus terrae PB90-1 genomic window:
- the corA gene encoding magnesium/cobalt transporter CorA, which yields MIQSFVFSDGKLIGRDLELQALRLVGADKGLIVWVDLDNPTDEEIKAILEGVFQFHPLAIEDCVTPSSLPKVEDYENYLFIVTHAIDFTRSEKFASTELDLFLGKEFLVTFHRKPLKSVQSMIDRVTKSVGVIARGPDRLAHGLIDFLIDNYQPVLSELGEELEEIEEAVLAKDSGEEFIGEIIQVRGDFSRLRSIVRPQRDLIDRLARGDSKLIRPLLLPYFRDLRDNLARIEDSAASYHERLLMAFDIYLNKAAFESSRGIKFLTALTAVTLPAVLVGGWYGMNFVHMPELQSPHGYYWALGLTIVSTVLMSIYLKKKNWF from the coding sequence ATGATCCAGTCGTTCGTCTTCAGCGATGGAAAGCTGATCGGCCGCGATCTCGAGCTGCAGGCTCTGCGGCTCGTCGGCGCCGACAAGGGGCTCATCGTCTGGGTCGATCTCGACAATCCCACCGACGAGGAAATCAAGGCGATCCTCGAAGGCGTGTTCCAGTTCCACCCGCTCGCCATCGAGGACTGCGTCACGCCCAGCTCGCTGCCGAAGGTCGAGGACTACGAGAACTACCTGTTCATCGTCACCCACGCCATCGACTTCACCCGGTCGGAGAAATTCGCCAGCACCGAGCTCGATCTCTTCCTCGGCAAGGAGTTTCTCGTCACGTTTCATCGCAAGCCGCTGAAGTCCGTCCAAAGCATGATCGACCGCGTCACGAAGAGCGTCGGCGTGATCGCGCGCGGCCCGGACCGGCTGGCGCACGGACTGATCGATTTCCTCATCGACAACTACCAGCCGGTGCTCTCCGAGCTCGGCGAGGAATTGGAGGAAATCGAAGAGGCCGTGCTCGCGAAGGATTCCGGCGAGGAGTTCATCGGTGAGATCATCCAGGTGCGGGGCGATTTCTCCCGGCTGCGCAGCATCGTGCGACCGCAGCGCGATCTGATCGACCGGCTCGCGCGCGGTGACAGCAAGCTGATCCGTCCGCTCCTGCTGCCTTACTTCCGCGACCTGCGCGACAATCTCGCTCGCATCGAAGACTCCGCGGCCAGTTATCACGAGCGTTTGCTGATGGCGTTCGACATCTACCTCAACAAGGCGGCGTTCGAATCGAGCCGCGGCATCAAATTCCTGACCGCGCTCACCGCCGTCACCCTGCCCGCGGTCCTGGTGGGCGGCTGGTACGGGATGAACTTCGTGCACATGCCCGAGCTGCAATCGCCGCACGGTTATTACTGGGCGCTCGGCCTGACGATCGTCTCGACCGTGCTGATGTCGATCTACCTGAAGAAGAAAAACTGGTTCTGA
- a CDS encoding PTS sugar transporter subunit IIA translates to MAGRLSQLLDPARISLQVKNVKRTSALHEVAQLLANHPDVLNFEGFYGELLARDRLDSTSLGHGFAVPHARTDHVQKIVLAVGRSEAGIPFDTGENVRLMFMLGTPKARPGDYLQVLSTLCRVLKDGSTREAFLTAPTPEDFMRIVADAETKLLGPA, encoded by the coding sequence ATGGCCGGCCGTCTCTCCCAACTCCTCGATCCCGCCCGCATTTCGCTGCAGGTAAAAAACGTGAAGCGCACCTCGGCGCTGCACGAGGTCGCCCAATTGCTGGCGAATCATCCCGACGTATTGAATTTTGAAGGTTTCTACGGCGAGTTGCTGGCGCGCGACCGACTCGACAGCACCAGTCTCGGCCATGGTTTCGCCGTGCCGCACGCCCGGACCGATCACGTGCAAAAGATCGTGCTCGCGGTGGGCCGCAGCGAGGCCGGTATTCCGTTCGACACCGGCGAAAACGTGCGGCTGATGTTCATGCTCGGTACGCCCAAGGCCCGCCCCGGCGATTATCTGCAGGTGCTCAGCACGCTGTGCCGGGTGCTCAAGGACGGCTCCACCCGCGAAGCCTTCCTCACCGCGCCCACGCCGGAGGACTTCATGCGGATCGTCGCGGACGCCGAAACCAAGTTGCTCGGCCCCGCCTGA
- a CDS encoding CTP synthase C-terminal region-related (seleno)protein: MFQIALIGDYSPEITAHRAIPLALERAAAELGRSVSWHWVLTRDLHDPPRDLAGCAGLWVTPGSPYENTPGVLAAIRWARETHRPLLGTCGGFQHALIEFARNVLGLTAADHAETNPHGGELVVTRLTCSLVERTQQLHFLPGSRVQAAYGADSAEEGYRCNYGPAPAYRAAFERAGLRFTAFDEDGAIRAAELPADVHPFFVGTLFQPERAALAGRTPPLARAFVAVVAKE; this comes from the coding sequence ATGTTCCAAATCGCACTGATCGGCGACTATTCTCCGGAGATCACCGCGCATCGCGCCATCCCGCTGGCCCTCGAACGCGCCGCAGCCGAACTCGGCCGATCCGTGTCCTGGCACTGGGTGTTGACCCGCGACCTGCACGATCCGCCGCGCGACCTCGCTGGTTGCGCCGGGCTCTGGGTCACACCAGGCAGTCCCTACGAAAACACTCCCGGCGTGCTCGCGGCGATTCGTTGGGCTCGCGAAACGCATCGTCCGCTGCTGGGCACCTGCGGCGGCTTTCAACACGCGCTGATCGAGTTCGCGCGCAACGTCCTCGGGCTCACCGCTGCCGATCACGCGGAGACCAATCCACATGGCGGCGAACTCGTCGTCACGCGACTGACCTGCTCACTCGTCGAACGCACGCAGCAGTTGCACTTCCTCCCCGGCAGCCGAGTGCAGGCCGCGTATGGCGCGGATTCAGCCGAGGAGGGCTATCGCTGCAACTACGGCCCCGCTCCGGCATATCGCGCCGCGTTTGAGCGCGCCGGTTTGCGTTTCACGGCCTTCGACGAGGACGGCGCAATCCGCGCGGCCGAGTTGCCCGCTGACGTGCATCCGTTCTTCGTGGGGACTCTCTTCCAGCCCGAGCGTGCCGCTCTTGCCGGCCGCACTCCGCCGCTGGCCCGCGCGTTCGTGGCCGTCGTCGCCAAGGAGTAA
- a CDS encoding DJ-1/PfpI family protein: MKRHVAILVFDDVEVLDFAGPFEVFALADELHDHAVFHTFTLALKPGTVRTRNGLKIVPDFTLESCPLPHVFVIPGGAGTRPLLQMPSLLEWLRVKSRKIELLMSVCTGALVLARAGLLDGLRATTHHAYLDELRALAPRTEIDPEARFVDNGQVLTAAGISAGIDCSLHVVERLLGAAAAETTARTMEYRRA; the protein is encoded by the coding sequence ATGAAGCGCCACGTCGCCATCCTCGTCTTCGACGACGTCGAGGTCCTCGACTTCGCCGGACCGTTCGAGGTGTTCGCGCTCGCCGACGAACTCCACGATCACGCCGTGTTTCATACCTTCACGCTCGCGCTGAAACCGGGCACCGTGCGCACGCGCAACGGCCTGAAGATCGTGCCCGACTTCACGCTCGAAAGCTGTCCGTTGCCGCACGTATTCGTGATTCCCGGCGGGGCCGGCACGCGCCCGCTGCTGCAGATGCCCTCGCTCCTCGAGTGGCTGCGCGTGAAGTCGCGCAAGATCGAGCTCCTCATGAGCGTGTGCACGGGCGCACTCGTCCTCGCGCGCGCCGGACTGCTCGACGGACTGCGCGCGACGACCCACCATGCGTACCTCGACGAACTCCGCGCCCTCGCGCCGCGCACCGAGATCGATCCGGAGGCGCGTTTCGTGGACAACGGCCAGGTGCTCACCGCCGCGGGGATTTCCGCGGGCATCGACTGCTCGCTGCACGTCGTCGAACGTCTGCTCGGCGCCGCCGCCGCGGAAACCACCGCGCGCACCATGGAGTATCGCCGCGCCTGA
- a CDS encoding PLP-dependent aminotransferase family protein — protein MIQTIAAKPERAPLYLELAREIQELVEQGTLRPGHRLPSVRRMALQRDVSISTVIQAYTVLENRSVLEARPQSGFYIRPQLVGQALEPRMAKPMAKPSYVGENDLTAEMLALCADPDFVQFGAACPHHTLFPTRKLARLVGSVCRNDPAMLGRYAMNWAYDPLTREIARRYLQCGAPLSHDELVITIGCAEAINLSLRAVTKPGDTVAVETPAYFGFLETIQSLNLRVLEIPTESRTGLCLDAFQDALAHNDVKALIVMPSFQNPLGSCMPDEKKAKLYELLQQHDVPAIEDDIYGDLHFGERRPKPLKAWDTDGRVLLCSSFGKTLAPSLRVGWCAPGRYLERLRRLKFTNTLGTPVILQKTVSDFLRNGGYDHHLRSIRRAYHNQLHVVSQAVLRYFPEGTRLSRPQGGFILWIEMPPRVDAVKLQRDAAKQRICAAPGPLFSVKDRYRNCLRMNCGLPWNDVIEQSLRTLGELAKNQLAA, from the coding sequence ATGATCCAGACCATCGCCGCCAAGCCCGAACGTGCGCCGCTCTACCTCGAGCTCGCCCGCGAAATCCAGGAGCTCGTCGAACAGGGCACGCTCCGTCCCGGCCACCGGTTGCCGTCCGTCCGCCGGATGGCCCTCCAGCGCGACGTGAGCATTTCCACGGTCATTCAGGCTTACACGGTGTTGGAAAACCGCAGCGTGCTCGAGGCGCGGCCGCAGTCGGGTTTCTATATCCGGCCGCAGCTCGTCGGCCAGGCCCTCGAGCCGCGGATGGCCAAGCCCATGGCGAAGCCGAGCTACGTCGGCGAAAACGACCTCACCGCCGAGATGCTGGCGCTGTGCGCCGATCCTGACTTCGTGCAGTTCGGCGCGGCGTGCCCGCACCACACGCTCTTCCCGACGCGCAAGCTGGCGCGGCTCGTCGGCTCGGTCTGCCGCAACGATCCCGCGATGCTCGGCCGCTACGCGATGAACTGGGCCTACGATCCGCTCACCCGCGAGATCGCCCGCCGCTACCTGCAGTGCGGCGCGCCGCTGTCGCACGACGAGCTTGTCATTACCATCGGCTGCGCCGAGGCGATCAATCTGTCGCTGCGCGCCGTCACCAAGCCCGGCGACACCGTCGCGGTCGAAACCCCCGCCTACTTCGGCTTCCTCGAAACGATCCAAAGCCTCAACCTGCGCGTACTCGAGATTCCCACCGAATCGCGCACCGGTCTCTGCCTCGACGCGTTCCAGGACGCGCTCGCGCACAACGACGTGAAGGCGCTCATCGTGATGCCGAGTTTCCAGAATCCGCTCGGCTCCTGCATGCCGGACGAGAAGAAGGCGAAGCTCTACGAGCTCCTGCAGCAGCACGACGTGCCCGCGATCGAGGACGACATCTACGGCGACCTGCACTTCGGCGAACGCCGGCCCAAGCCACTCAAGGCGTGGGACACCGACGGCCGGGTGCTGTTGTGCAGTTCGTTCGGCAAGACGCTCGCGCCGTCGCTCCGCGTCGGCTGGTGCGCGCCGGGCCGTTATCTCGAACGGCTCCGGCGGCTCAAGTTTACGAATACCCTCGGCACGCCGGTGATTCTCCAGAAGACCGTCTCCGACTTCCTGCGCAACGGCGGCTACGACCACCACCTGCGCTCGATCCGCCGCGCCTACCACAACCAGCTCCACGTCGTCTCGCAGGCGGTGCTCCGCTATTTCCCCGAGGGCACGCGGCTCAGCCGGCCGCAGGGCGGGTTCATCCTCTGGATCGAAATGCCGCCGCGCGTCGACGCGGTCAAGCTGCAGCGCGACGCCGCGAAGCAGCGGATCTGCGCCGCGCCCGGGCCGCTGTTCTCCGTCAAGGACCGCTACCGCAATTGCCTGCGGATGAACTGCGGCCTGCCGTGGAACGACGTGATCGAGCAGTCGCTGCGCACGCTCGGCGAACTGGCGAAGAACCAGCTCGCCGCCTGA
- a CDS encoding PhzF family phenazine biosynthesis protein, with protein MKLPLYWIDAFTDRVFSGNPAAVVPLDTWPDAAVLQRIAFENRLSETAFVVRTGAARLHLRWFTPALEVDLCGHATLATAFTLFTQLGQSGNQIVFDTKSGPLTVARRPDGKLEMDFPARTAMRLDPAEVPAPMRESLAGTRPAEWLKVTTHAHYVALFATEAEVRALRPDFPRIASLGDARLLATAPGTDCDFVSRYFAPGAGINEDPVTGSAHATLVPYWAGRLGETILHARQVSARGGELWCEHVPGRGTAESRVRIAGQAVLYLRGELNLP; from the coding sequence ATGAAGCTTCCGCTCTACTGGATCGACGCGTTCACCGACCGCGTTTTTTCGGGCAACCCCGCAGCCGTGGTCCCGCTCGACACTTGGCCCGACGCCGCGGTCCTCCAGCGAATCGCATTCGAGAACAGGCTTTCGGAAACGGCATTCGTCGTCCGCACCGGCGCGGCACGGCTTCACCTGCGCTGGTTCACGCCCGCGCTCGAAGTCGATCTGTGCGGCCACGCCACGCTCGCCACCGCGTTCACCTTGTTCACGCAGCTGGGTCAGTCAGGCAATCAAATCGTATTCGACACCAAAAGCGGCCCCCTGACCGTCGCGCGTCGCCCGGACGGCAAGCTGGAGATGGATTTTCCCGCACGCACGGCCATGCGCCTGGATCCGGCCGAAGTGCCCGCCCCGATGCGCGAAAGCCTCGCCGGCACACGGCCGGCCGAGTGGCTGAAGGTGACCACGCACGCGCACTACGTCGCGCTCTTCGCCACCGAAGCCGAGGTGCGCGCGCTGCGTCCGGATTTCCCGAGAATAGCCAGTCTCGGCGATGCGCGACTGCTCGCCACCGCGCCCGGCACCGACTGCGATTTCGTTTCCCGCTATTTCGCGCCGGGCGCCGGCATCAACGAGGACCCGGTCACCGGCTCGGCGCATGCGACGCTGGTGCCCTACTGGGCCGGCCGACTCGGCGAGACGATCCTACATGCGCGTCAGGTTTCCGCGCGAGGCGGCGAGCTCTGGTGCGAACACGTGCCCGGTCGCGGCACCGCCGAATCGCGCGTGCGAATCGCCGGCCAAGCCGTGCTCTACCTCCGCGGCGAGCTCAACCTGCCCTGA
- a CDS encoding GNAT family N-acetyltransferase, with amino-acid sequence MRLELRSATDKDVPLILDFIRALARYAKMLDEVRATEAQLRATLFGPKPAAECVLAFADGGPAGFAVFFTNYSTFLAQPGLYLEDLFVQEEFRGRGIGKALLVHLAQLANARGCGRMEWTVLDWNESAIEFYHRLGAQRIPDQRICRLSGAALAHYR; translated from the coding sequence ATGCGCCTCGAGCTCCGCTCCGCCACCGACAAGGACGTTCCCCTGATCCTCGACTTCATTCGCGCCCTTGCCCGCTACGCGAAGATGCTCGACGAGGTCCGCGCGACGGAGGCGCAACTACGCGCCACGCTATTCGGCCCCAAACCGGCGGCAGAGTGCGTGCTCGCCTTCGCCGACGGCGGGCCGGCGGGTTTCGCCGTTTTCTTCACCAACTATTCCACGTTCCTCGCCCAACCCGGGCTCTACCTCGAAGATCTCTTCGTGCAGGAGGAATTTCGCGGTCGTGGCATTGGCAAGGCACTGTTGGTCCATCTGGCCCAGCTCGCCAATGCGCGCGGCTGCGGCCGGATGGAGTGGACGGTGCTCGACTGGAACGAGTCCGCCATCGAGTTCTATCACCGCCTCGGCGCACAACGCATTCCCGATCAGCGGATCTGCCGGCTCTCCGGCGCTGCGCTCGCGCACTACCGCTAA
- a CDS encoding DUF3568 family protein encodes MKTKSPVRVVALLSLAVSLAVVAGMTGCVAVAAGAGAGAAVAWVRGELQTNLSADFENAVRATNRALTQLQLAKISEKKDALNAVITARNAADKKIEIQLANAARNLTKVEIRVGVFGDEPLSIAILEKIKDNL; translated from the coding sequence ATGAAAACCAAATCTCCGGTGCGTGTTGTCGCGCTTCTTTCGTTGGCTGTTTCGCTCGCCGTCGTGGCGGGCATGACCGGCTGTGTCGCCGTCGCGGCAGGGGCCGGGGCTGGTGCGGCCGTGGCCTGGGTTCGCGGTGAACTCCAGACGAACCTTTCGGCCGATTTCGAAAACGCGGTGCGTGCTACGAACCGTGCGCTGACTCAGCTGCAGTTGGCCAAGATCAGCGAAAAGAAGGACGCGTTGAACGCCGTCATCACCGCGCGCAACGCGGCGGACAAGAAGATCGAGATCCAGCTGGCGAATGCGGCGCGCAACCTCACCAAGGTGGAAATCCGCGTGGGAGTATTCGGCGACGAGCCGCTGTCGATCGCGATCCTGGAGAAGATCAAAGACAACCTCTGA
- a CDS encoding RrF2 family transcriptional regulator, producing MPGNSRFAVSLHILAYLVYRAGAAVPSAEIARSVDTNPVVIRRLLSALAKAGLVTAHKGATGGFAIAAAPEAITLLDVYRAVEPAPDQGLRHFSPNPGCPVGARMERILHRVLGEAQAGMEAALRRVTLADMHAEIGAGITSAALRRAHAS from the coding sequence ATGCCAGGCAATTCGCGCTTCGCCGTCAGTCTGCACATCCTCGCCTACCTGGTTTATCGGGCCGGTGCGGCGGTGCCATCGGCGGAGATCGCCCGGAGCGTCGACACCAACCCGGTGGTGATTCGCCGGCTGTTGTCCGCACTCGCCAAGGCCGGCCTCGTCACCGCCCACAAGGGAGCCACGGGCGGCTTCGCCATCGCCGCAGCGCCCGAAGCCATCACCTTGCTCGACGTTTACCGCGCCGTCGAACCCGCGCCTGATCAGGGCCTGCGCCATTTTTCGCCCAACCCGGGTTGCCCCGTCGGGGCGCGGATGGAACGCATCCTCCATCGCGTGCTCGGTGAAGCGCAGGCCGGGATGGAAGCGGCGCTCCGCCGAGTCACCCTCGCCGATATGCACGCCGAAATCGGCGCCGGCATAACCTCCGCCGCGCTGCGACGCGCGCATGCGAGCTGA
- a CDS encoding DEAD/DEAH box helicase, producing MDTAFSKLGLQDALAYAVQKMDYVEPTPIQAQAIPIVLKGGDVIGSAQTGTGKTAAFALPIIQRLSTHGRLRCLILEPTRELALQVEEAFHKFAKFTDLRVTIVYGGVGYGKQTSDLKRGMDILAATPGRLLDHLGQGNCSLEDVEILVLDEVDRMLDMGFLPDVRKIVQRCPKARQTLFFSATLPPELEQLAGWALHNPTKVEIGRVRSPAETVSHGFYPVVASQKFDLLQLLLERTEFKSVLIFCRTRMGADRIAHRLKTKGHTVGVMHSDRSQRERIEALDGFKSGKFEVLVATDIAARGLDIAGVSHVINYDVPENPEDYVHRIGRTGRAHHTGDAFTLVTEEDVRDARSIERYMGMAVERKKVEGFPYIYSALFDEKALAEISAAAPKPAGRLHRGMR from the coding sequence ATGGATACGGCGTTCAGCAAACTCGGTTTGCAGGACGCGTTGGCGTATGCCGTGCAGAAGATGGACTACGTAGAGCCGACGCCGATCCAGGCGCAGGCGATCCCCATCGTGCTGAAGGGCGGCGACGTCATTGGTTCGGCCCAAACGGGCACGGGCAAGACCGCAGCGTTCGCGCTGCCGATCATCCAGCGGCTGAGCACGCACGGGCGGCTGCGCTGCCTGATCCTCGAGCCGACGCGCGAACTGGCGCTGCAGGTGGAGGAGGCTTTTCACAAATTTGCGAAGTTTACCGATCTGCGCGTGACCATCGTTTACGGCGGCGTCGGTTACGGGAAGCAAACCAGCGATCTGAAGCGCGGCATGGACATCCTCGCGGCGACGCCAGGCCGGCTGCTGGATCACCTGGGGCAGGGCAACTGCTCGCTCGAGGATGTGGAGATTCTCGTGCTCGACGAAGTCGACCGGATGCTCGACATGGGCTTTCTGCCGGACGTGCGGAAGATCGTGCAGCGCTGCCCCAAGGCGCGGCAGACGCTGTTCTTCTCGGCCACGCTGCCGCCGGAGCTCGAGCAACTCGCCGGCTGGGCGCTGCACAATCCCACCAAGGTGGAGATCGGCCGCGTGCGTTCGCCGGCGGAGACGGTGTCGCACGGCTTTTATCCCGTGGTGGCTTCGCAGAAATTCGATCTGCTGCAGCTGCTGCTGGAGCGGACGGAGTTCAAGAGCGTGCTGATCTTCTGTCGCACGCGGATGGGCGCGGACCGGATTGCGCACCGGCTGAAGACCAAGGGGCACACGGTGGGCGTGATGCACTCGGACCGCAGCCAGCGCGAACGCATCGAGGCGCTGGACGGTTTCAAGAGCGGCAAGTTCGAGGTGCTCGTGGCGACGGACATCGCCGCGCGCGGGCTCGACATCGCGGGGGTCTCGCACGTGATCAACTACGACGTGCCGGAGAATCCGGAAGACTACGTGCATCGGATCGGCCGGACCGGCCGCGCGCACCACACGGGCGATGCGTTCACGCTGGTCACGGAGGAAGACGTGCGCGACGCGCGGTCGATCGAGCGTTACATGGGCATGGCAGTGGAGCGCAAGAAGGTCGAAGGCTTCCCCTACATTTACTCGGCGCTGTTTGACGAAAAAGCGCTGGCGGAGATCTCGGCCGCGGCGCCGAAACCGGCCGGCCGGCTGCATCGCGGCATGCGCTGA
- a CDS encoding MIP/aquaporin family protein: MKKYLVEFIGTFFLVFTVGLAVRQGAALAPLAIGSVLMVMIFAGGHISGGHFNPAVTLAAFLRGRCERRDVVPYWIAQFLAGLVAALLVNVVLQGRVDPSVIAQHPRLASFIVEFLFTFALCWVVLNVATSKNTMGNSFYGLAIGFTVLVGAITVGGISGGAFNPAVGLGVFTMGLESFAQFGVYLVSEFAGAAVAALAYRLINGLD; the protein is encoded by the coding sequence ATGAAAAAATACCTCGTCGAGTTCATCGGCACGTTCTTTCTCGTTTTCACCGTCGGCCTGGCCGTGCGCCAAGGCGCCGCGCTTGCCCCGCTTGCCATCGGCTCGGTGCTGATGGTGATGATCTTCGCCGGCGGACATATCTCCGGCGGTCACTTCAACCCGGCCGTCACGCTCGCCGCGTTCCTGCGCGGCCGTTGCGAGCGACGCGACGTGGTGCCCTACTGGATCGCGCAGTTTCTGGCCGGCCTCGTCGCAGCGCTGCTGGTAAACGTCGTGCTCCAGGGCCGAGTCGACCCGAGCGTGATCGCCCAGCACCCCCGGCTCGCCTCGTTCATCGTCGAGTTCCTCTTCACCTTCGCGCTCTGCTGGGTGGTGCTCAACGTCGCCACCTCGAAAAACACCATGGGCAACTCCTTCTACGGGCTCGCCATCGGCTTCACCGTGCTGGTGGGCGCGATCACCGTCGGCGGCATCTCCGGCGGCGCCTTCAATCCCGCCGTCGGCCTCGGGGTGTTCACCATGGGGCTCGAATCGTTTGCCCAGTTCGGCGTGTATTTGGTCTCCGAGTTCGCCGGCGCCGCCGTCGCGGCCCTGGCCTATCGGTTGATCAACGGGCTCGACTGA
- a CDS encoding arsenite methyltransferase, protein MAETILPDIEQIRNFVRERYGAIAEQADETCGCSATGCCGGTKENYGEKLGYSAEQLAAAPAGSDLGLGCGNPLAIASIRPGETVLDLGSGAGFDCFLAARQLNGTGRVIGVDMTPAMITKARANAAKSGFANVEFRLGEIEALPVADTSVDLILSNCVINLSPEKARVFREAFRVLQPGGRLAIADVVALKPLPAEMKAKLSSIGACVGGATLVDELRQLLTAAGFERIEIVPKESSRAYIAQWTDDASAADFVVSAFITAYKAQK, encoded by the coding sequence ATGGCTGAAACCATCCTTCCCGACATCGAACAAATTCGGAACTTCGTGCGTGAGCGCTATGGCGCGATCGCGGAGCAGGCCGACGAAACCTGCGGCTGCAGCGCCACCGGCTGCTGCGGCGGAACGAAAGAGAACTACGGCGAGAAACTCGGCTACTCCGCCGAGCAGCTCGCGGCAGCCCCCGCCGGATCCGATCTCGGGCTGGGTTGCGGCAATCCGCTCGCGATCGCCTCGATCCGGCCGGGCGAGACCGTGCTCGATCTGGGCAGCGGCGCGGGCTTCGACTGTTTTCTCGCGGCGCGGCAGCTGAACGGCACCGGTCGCGTGATCGGCGTCGACATGACGCCCGCGATGATCACCAAGGCGCGGGCGAATGCCGCGAAAAGCGGTTTCGCCAATGTCGAGTTCCGACTGGGCGAGATCGAGGCGCTGCCGGTGGCGGATACCTCGGTGGATCTGATCCTTTCAAACTGCGTGATCAACCTTTCGCCCGAAAAGGCGCGGGTGTTCCGCGAAGCGTTTCGCGTGCTGCAACCAGGCGGTCGGCTGGCGATTGCGGACGTCGTGGCACTGAAGCCGCTGCCGGCGGAGATGAAGGCGAAACTGAGTTCGATCGGTGCGTGTGTGGGCGGAGCGACGCTGGTGGACGAGCTGCGTCAGCTGCTGACGGCCGCCGGATTCGAGCGGATCGAGATCGTGCCGAAGGAAAGTTCGCGGGCCTACATCGCCCAGTGGACGGACGATGCCAGCGCCGCGGATTTTGTGGTGAGCGCGTTCATCACCGCGTATAAAGCCCAAAAATGA
- the arsN2 gene encoding arsenic resistance N-acetyltransferase ArsN2: protein MSGSAQNCRAGSPHPAVAPNTAESGALALQDAASSREGIFSIEPAQPQDGASIGELLGAAGLPHEDFAPHLNRFLVARRGQQVIGAVGAEVIGEDALLRSLVVDLGARRAGLGEALVRRIENEAAGWGVQRWWLLTTTAEEFFRKRGFRVTPRNEAPAGIAATAEFRGLCPSMAACLSRERRSA from the coding sequence ATGAGCGGGTCTGCGCAGAATTGTAGGGCGGGGTCTCCGCACCCCGCCGTCGCGCCAAATACGGCGGAGTCGGGAGCCCTCGCCCTACAGGACGCGGCTTCATCACGAGAAGGCATCTTTTCGATCGAGCCTGCGCAGCCGCAGGATGGCGCGTCGATCGGTGAACTGTTGGGTGCGGCCGGGCTGCCGCACGAGGATTTCGCGCCGCACCTGAATCGTTTCCTGGTGGCGCGGCGCGGCCAGCAGGTGATCGGCGCAGTGGGGGCCGAGGTGATTGGCGAGGACGCGTTGCTGCGCTCGCTCGTCGTCGACCTGGGGGCGCGCCGCGCCGGATTAGGCGAGGCGTTGGTGCGGCGGATCGAAAACGAGGCGGCCGGCTGGGGTGTGCAGCGCTGGTGGCTGCTCACGACGACAGCCGAGGAGTTTTTTAGAAAGCGCGGTTTCCGCGTGACGCCGCGCAACGAGGCGCCAGCGGGCATTGCGGCGACCGCCGAGTTTCGCGGGCTCTGTCCGTCGATGGCCGCCTGCCTCTCGCGCGAAAGGCGGAGCGCATGA
- the sigZ gene encoding RNA polymerase sigma factor SigZ produces MSVTEFDAAVTEFSTKLRAFVRRRVRDEATADDLTQETLLKVFRSRETLRDGQRLEAWLYRIARTTLVDHYRRQRPSEELPETMAAESVDEIEALRQALALSTQRFLEELPECYRVPVRLAELEGLPLAKIALRLDLSLTAVKSRVRRGRAMLKTKLQECCRLEFDRSGKLIGCERRERCGESQKRTATERA; encoded by the coding sequence ATGAGCGTGACCGAGTTCGATGCGGCGGTGACGGAGTTTTCGACCAAGCTGCGGGCGTTCGTGCGCCGGCGGGTGCGCGACGAAGCGACCGCGGATGACCTCACGCAGGAAACGCTCCTGAAAGTCTTCCGGTCCCGGGAAACGCTCCGCGACGGCCAGCGACTCGAGGCGTGGCTGTATCGGATCGCGCGCACCACCCTGGTGGATCATTACCGCCGGCAGCGGCCTAGCGAAGAATTGCCGGAGACGATGGCGGCGGAATCGGTCGACGAGATCGAGGCGTTGCGGCAGGCGCTCGCGCTTTCGACGCAGCGGTTTTTGGAGGAGCTGCCGGAGTGTTATCGCGTGCCGGTGCGGCTGGCGGAGCTGGAGGGCCTGCCGCTTGCGAAGATCGCGCTGCGGCTCGACCTGTCGCTCACCGCGGTGAAGTCGCGCGTGCGTCGCGGCCGGGCGATGTTGAAGACGAAGCTGCAGGAGTGCTGCCGGCTGGAATTCGACCGGAGCGGCAAGCTCATTGGCTGCGAGCGGCGTGAGCGTTGTGGAGAGTCGCAGAAACGAACGGCGACGGAGCGTGCTTAA